A section of the Streptomyces sp. CG1 genome encodes:
- a CDS encoding phospholipase domain-containing protein has product MYDHTSVLRFLEKRFGVHEPDISAWRREITGDLTEVFDFSGRNPDWPALPDTSGNRQKVIDSGRRPAPTVPEPQVFPAQQRGTRTARPVPYHLTLLPRLQRGALALDFANQGRQGAVFHVYAEPGAAPKQYTLSAGTKLSDTWGVGDSGYDLRVHGPDGQLWHLRGDSEGDAEAVVDVSSGAQQAEVQLTNRSGQARTFLVGDLTYGSGIREVRVGGGAEQSVQVPLAREGWYDLAVGIAGELYFRRRWAGRVPSPLQGVTDPAMGLPDALDVTVTLAAASATIDEVVLVPGRTGRISVELSAREKVTALEVAPVVPAGWQVRTVTAPPASLAAGASATAVYDVEVPGDVTGDGHRLLVTARGRAGERYVPADGEISARAAVSVAGHLLGEDFESVAGALQPSGGVLGWTATAPPGWKVVNAAAMPQGTPRLQGWTFHTRRLWQTGGQDRADFSRALGVIAVADPDDWDDTGSPSSRGRFDSSLVSPAVRLPDGATRLYVSFDSHYRQEAPQEAELTAAFDDGTTVRLLHYSSATSGNDNLGKDADNTYVALDTAVPTGAHSVTLTWRVFNAGNNWYWAVDHMRADVTPLPRY; this is encoded by the coding sequence GTGTACGACCACACCTCCGTACTGCGGTTCCTGGAGAAGCGGTTCGGCGTCCACGAGCCGGACATCAGCGCTTGGCGCCGGGAGATCACCGGTGATCTGACGGAGGTCTTCGACTTCAGCGGCCGCAACCCCGACTGGCCCGCGTTGCCCGACACCTCGGGCAACCGGCAGAAGGTCATCGACTCCGGCCGCCGCCCCGCGCCGACCGTGCCCGAGCCGCAGGTGTTCCCGGCGCAGCAGCGCGGCACCCGTACCGCACGGCCGGTGCCGTACCACCTGACCCTCCTCCCCCGGCTGCAGCGCGGCGCACTCGCCCTGGACTTCGCCAACCAGGGCCGGCAGGGCGCCGTCTTCCACGTGTACGCCGAGCCCGGCGCCGCGCCGAAGCAATACACCCTGTCCGCCGGGACGAAGCTGTCCGACACCTGGGGCGTCGGCGACTCCGGCTACGACCTTCGCGTCCACGGGCCCGACGGGCAGTTGTGGCATCTGCGCGGGGACTCCGAGGGCGATGCCGAGGCCGTCGTGGACGTGTCGTCCGGGGCTCAGCAGGCCGAGGTGCAGTTGACCAACCGGTCCGGACAGGCGCGTACGTTCCTCGTCGGCGACCTGACCTACGGCAGTGGCATCCGCGAGGTGCGCGTGGGCGGCGGCGCGGAGCAGAGCGTGCAGGTTCCGCTGGCCCGCGAGGGCTGGTACGACCTCGCGGTCGGGATCGCGGGCGAGCTGTACTTCCGGCGCCGCTGGGCCGGACGTGTCCCGTCCCCGCTGCAGGGCGTGACCGATCCGGCGATGGGTCTGCCCGACGCCCTCGACGTCACCGTCACTCTCGCCGCCGCCTCCGCCACGATCGACGAGGTGGTCCTCGTCCCCGGGCGCACCGGCAGAATCAGTGTCGAGCTGAGCGCACGAGAGAAGGTCACCGCCCTGGAGGTGGCTCCCGTCGTCCCGGCGGGCTGGCAGGTGCGCACCGTGACGGCGCCGCCCGCGTCACTGGCCGCCGGCGCCTCGGCGACGGCCGTCTACGACGTCGAGGTCCCCGGCGATGTCACCGGGGACGGACACCGGCTGCTCGTCACCGCGCGGGGCCGGGCCGGAGAGCGGTATGTGCCGGCCGACGGCGAGATCAGTGCCCGTGCCGCCGTGTCCGTCGCGGGTCATCTGCTCGGTGAGGACTTCGAGTCGGTCGCCGGAGCCCTTCAGCCGTCGGGCGGTGTTCTCGGCTGGACGGCGACCGCCCCGCCCGGCTGGAAGGTCGTCAACGCCGCCGCCATGCCGCAGGGCACCCCGCGTCTGCAGGGCTGGACCTTTCACACCAGGCGGCTGTGGCAGACCGGCGGGCAGGACCGCGCCGACTTCAGCCGCGCGCTGGGCGTCATCGCCGTCGCCGACCCGGACGACTGGGACGACACCGGCTCGCCGTCCAGCAGGGGCCGCTTCGACTCCTCGCTCGTCTCCCCCGCGGTCAGACTGCCCGACGGCGCCACCAGGCTGTACGTGTCCTTCGACTCCCACTACCGCCAGGAGGCCCCGCAGGAGGCGGAACTGACCGCCGCCTTCGACGACGGAACCACCGTACGGCTGCTCCACTACTCGTCGGCCACCAGCGGCAACGACAACCTCGGCAAGGACGCGGACAACACCTACGTCGCCCTCGACACCGCCGTCCCCACCGGCGCCCACTCGGTCACACTGACCTGGCGTGTCTTCAACGCCGGCAACAACTGGTACTGGGCCGTCGACCACATGCGCGCCGACGTGACCCCGCTGCCGCGGTACTGA
- a CDS encoding GNAT family N-acetyltransferase, with the protein MILTLAEDIMDVPAAEWDALAAQAGLYLSHQWLAAQQHDPTAQAHYALVHADGQLIAAAPLYVVDSEPNALYRVHDLVPDRTPVRTLLAGARRGYLNAPLLHPRLAPDRRREALNELVAAAGSLAAAHEARPWWLYVTDTAAAELADACGTKPVRLGEDARIPLSGSTFDDYLAGLPSKRRVAIRRERRAFADAGYELRTLRLSECADAAGALLAQLQERHGHPADPTVMAGLLRDQADGMADSGLVLAAYAESRMVAFSLSYRHADTVWLRATGYDYARLRGAHEYFNLVYYLPIEDACAHGATALHLGMESLRAKTLRGAVTSPLWAVEGTGGANGRPGRL; encoded by the coding sequence GTGATCCTCACCCTCGCCGAGGACATCATGGACGTCCCCGCCGCAGAATGGGACGCCCTCGCCGCCCAGGCGGGCCTCTACCTCTCCCACCAGTGGCTCGCCGCCCAGCAGCACGACCCCACCGCCCAGGCCCACTACGCCCTGGTCCACGCCGACGGCCAACTCATCGCCGCCGCACCGCTGTACGTGGTCGACAGCGAACCCAACGCCCTGTACCGCGTGCACGATCTCGTCCCCGACCGCACACCGGTCAGGACCCTGCTCGCGGGAGCCCGCCGAGGCTACCTCAACGCCCCTCTCCTGCACCCCCGCCTCGCCCCCGACCGACGACGCGAAGCCCTGAACGAGCTGGTGGCGGCCGCCGGTTCGCTCGCCGCTGCCCACGAGGCGCGGCCATGGTGGCTGTACGTCACCGACACAGCGGCCGCCGAACTCGCCGACGCCTGCGGCACCAAACCCGTTCGGCTGGGCGAGGACGCCCGCATCCCGCTGTCCGGCAGCACGTTCGACGACTATCTCGCCGGCCTGCCCTCCAAGCGCCGCGTCGCCATCCGCCGTGAGCGCCGGGCCTTCGCCGACGCCGGATACGAGCTGCGCACCCTACGACTCTCCGAGTGCGCCGACGCCGCCGGCGCGCTGCTCGCCCAGCTCCAGGAACGCCACGGCCACCCGGCCGACCCCACCGTCATGGCCGGCCTGCTGCGCGACCAGGCCGACGGCATGGCCGACAGCGGACTCGTCCTCGCCGCGTATGCCGAAAGCCGTATGGTCGCGTTCAGCCTCTCCTACCGCCACGCCGACACCGTCTGGCTCCGCGCCACCGGCTACGACTACGCCCGACTGCGCGGCGCGCACGAGTACTTCAACCTCGTCTACTACCTCCCCATCGAGGACGCCTGCGCCCACGGCGCCACCGCCCTCCACCTCGGCATGGAGTCCCTCCGCGCCAAGACCCTCCGGGGAGCGGTCACTTCACCGCTCTGGGCGGTCGAAGGGACCGGGGGCGCGAATGGCCGCCCGGGGCGCCTCTGA
- a CDS encoding MFS transporter: MSIPAGRRSARRGALPGRGRRCGLRARAGLPALTGAGRFVAAHAVDSLGTGLVFAFTVVYLAHATHLSLVEIGAALTLGNLLALPAPAVGGLLLDRFGPKAVVALANLVSAAGFAVFLVVRSAWQISLAYLVVQAGINLYWTAARNLVPLACVPGEERLWFGFISSLRNLGIGAGAAVSAVALALFGPDSLYVLIAANAGTFLCAALLFLIWRPARSPAAPDASGPVGNGGGPAPRGSRRAVLRDGRYLLLVAANLAFVLAQMVPPVLLAVYVTGTLHAGAWIPGTLLVINTAAVAVLTPAVTRRSARHRPHRAIAGGFLVGAGSFALFAAPLAWQGAPGWTVAAVLVAAMLLFTLSEILSSPALNELSVALAPAEANGRHQAAFQLSWSIGGAAAPVVLTTLLSRQPVLPWLLLASLSVLAVPAVHALAPPDREEALP; this comes from the coding sequence GTGAGCATCCCCGCCGGCAGGCGATCGGCACGCCGCGGCGCCCTGCCGGGCCGCGGCCGTCGCTGCGGGCTGCGGGCCCGGGCCGGGCTGCCCGCGCTCACCGGAGCGGGCCGCTTCGTCGCCGCGCACGCGGTCGACAGCCTCGGCACCGGGCTCGTCTTCGCGTTCACGGTCGTCTACCTCGCCCACGCCACCCACCTCTCCCTGGTGGAGATCGGAGCGGCACTCACTCTGGGGAACCTCCTTGCGCTGCCCGCCCCTGCAGTCGGCGGGCTCCTCCTGGACCGCTTCGGCCCCAAAGCCGTCGTAGCGCTGGCCAACCTCGTGTCCGCCGCCGGGTTCGCGGTGTTTCTCGTCGTCCGCTCCGCGTGGCAGATCAGCCTCGCCTATCTCGTCGTACAGGCCGGTATCAATCTGTACTGGACAGCGGCCCGCAACCTGGTGCCGCTCGCCTGTGTACCCGGCGAGGAGCGCCTCTGGTTCGGGTTCATCTCCTCGCTGCGCAACCTCGGCATCGGTGCCGGCGCGGCCGTCTCCGCCGTTGCCCTGGCCCTGTTCGGTCCGGACAGCCTGTACGTCCTCATCGCCGCGAACGCCGGCACATTCCTGTGCGCGGCGCTGCTGTTCCTCATCTGGAGGCCTGCCAGAAGCCCGGCCGCGCCGGACGCCTCCGGCCCAGTCGGCAACGGTGGTGGGCCGGCCCCGCGGGGAAGCCGGCGGGCGGTCCTCCGGGACGGCCGCTACCTCCTGCTCGTCGCGGCCAACCTGGCCTTCGTCCTCGCGCAGATGGTCCCGCCGGTGCTCCTCGCCGTGTACGTCACCGGTACCTTGCACGCCGGCGCGTGGATCCCCGGCACCCTCCTGGTCATCAACACGGCCGCCGTCGCCGTCCTCACCCCGGCCGTCACCCGCCGCTCGGCACGCCACCGCCCGCACCGTGCGATCGCCGGCGGATTCCTCGTCGGGGCCGGTTCCTTCGCCCTCTTCGCCGCGCCCCTCGCCTGGCAGGGCGCCCCCGGCTGGACCGTTGCCGCCGTCCTGGTGGCGGCGATGCTCCTGTTCACCCTGTCCGAGATCCTCAGCTCTCCCGCGCTCAACGAACTCTCGGTCGCGCTGGCCCCCGCCGAGGCCAACGGCCGCCACCAGGCCGCCTTCCAGCTGTCCTGGTCCATCGGCGGCGCCGCCGCGCCCGTCGTCCTCACCACGCTCCTGAGCCGGCAACCCGTCCTGCCCTGGCTGCTCCTCGCCTCCCTCAGCGTGCTTGCCGTCCCCGCCGTCCACGCCCTCGCCCCACCCGACCGGGAGGAAGCCCTGCCGTGA
- a CDS encoding ATP-grasp domain-containing protein, translating into MQRIAFLRSVDIQRADPYIHGIAPALARLGAEARLFHTHGDCGPDLFPGTSERLEPAATPDEFVERVRAWGADAAVAISLPDENALRDAVVKSKLEALGIRTVMTPLAATRVLCDKWETKRALDAHGLTTPPAVLVDSDLLNDRALPVPAYPDAVRLAAQDLGYPLMAKPLWDSTSMGIEFIPDPAALDRHLAAPPAAHAVLEKCVNGRLCSVDIVGADGHYTVMPLIWTGTAGGPPAFTFEDLRYVDPARGADFRPTAQRLVDLCTALGVEGSVNVDMIYADGAYHVLEINPRIGGATTLSIAAGGLNTFAALLDILTGTWPTRSSAPAERFAIECLTANPTPALLAELRARIDLVTCHDLIIDGHNHGGILTFTVNPGDEHRVVKELTELYEQTGFIAAPRLDKIRRLLTPAGR; encoded by the coding sequence ATGCAGCGCATCGCGTTCCTCCGGTCCGTCGACATCCAGCGCGCCGACCCGTACATCCACGGCATCGCTCCGGCTCTGGCGCGGCTCGGTGCCGAGGCCCGCCTCTTTCACACCCACGGCGACTGCGGCCCGGACCTGTTCCCGGGTACGAGCGAACGGCTCGAACCCGCCGCGACGCCGGACGAGTTCGTCGAGCGGGTGCGTGCCTGGGGGGCCGACGCCGCTGTGGCTATCTCCCTGCCCGACGAGAACGCCCTGCGGGACGCCGTCGTCAAGAGCAAGCTCGAAGCTCTCGGCATCCGCACCGTCATGACCCCCCTCGCCGCCACGCGCGTCCTGTGCGACAAGTGGGAGACCAAGCGGGCCCTCGACGCGCACGGCCTCACCACCCCGCCGGCCGTCCTGGTCGACAGCGACCTCCTCAACGACCGGGCGCTGCCCGTCCCGGCCTACCCGGACGCCGTCCGCCTCGCCGCCCAGGACCTCGGCTACCCCCTCATGGCCAAGCCGCTGTGGGACTCCACCAGCATGGGCATCGAGTTCATCCCCGACCCGGCCGCCCTCGACCGCCATCTGGCCGCCCCGCCGGCGGCGCACGCGGTCCTGGAGAAGTGCGTCAACGGACGGCTCTGCTCGGTCGACATCGTCGGCGCCGACGGCCACTACACCGTCATGCCGCTCATCTGGACCGGCACCGCGGGCGGCCCTCCCGCCTTCACCTTCGAAGACCTCCGCTACGTCGACCCCGCCCGGGGTGCCGACTTCCGGCCCACCGCGCAACGCCTCGTCGACCTGTGTACGGCGCTCGGTGTCGAGGGTTCCGTGAACGTCGACATGATCTACGCCGACGGCGCCTACCACGTCCTGGAGATCAACCCCCGGATCGGCGGCGCCACCACCCTGTCCATCGCCGCCGGCGGACTCAACACGTTCGCCGCCCTCCTCGACATCCTCACGGGCACCTGGCCGACCCGGAGCAGCGCCCCGGCCGAGCGATTCGCGATCGAGTGCCTCACCGCGAACCCCACCCCCGCCCTCCTCGCCGAACTGCGCGCCCGCATCGACCTCGTGACCTGTCACGACCTGATCATCGACGGCCACAACCACGGCGGCATCCTCACGTTCACCGTGAACCCGGGCGACGAGCATCGGGTGGTGAAGGAACTTACCGAGCTGTACGAGCAGACCGGCTTCATCGCGGCCCCCAGGCTCGACAAGATCCGCCGTCTGCTGACCCCCGCGGGCCGGTGA
- a CDS encoding ATP-grasp domain-containing protein: MKKILLIEALANSGPYVLDAARALGTRVFVATHEDVYESYPGALRDKIHGTVFTDLTDPDRALADLAAFAEATGIDAVAGCWEFFTPLVAHLAERLGLPGNDPRLAQACRNKAEMAQAFYAGQVPAPRTISVRTAGEAARALGRIGIGFPVVVKPAEQGGSWGVSVVESPEQLDTAVQHAQSWPIAAPHGLPMDQRVIVQEYVAGPEFSLDTVVWRDEYFHLPPVEKHTTVGAYRAETGHTCPAALPAAELSALRAATERSLRALGIRNGVAHTELKISPDAGPVVIEVGARLPGDHLVDVVRRASGIDEARAYLQAVLDEKPDVPAPREGACAIRFLTPPRAGTFHGVTIDGRHDGLVDGDISTPAGAVVGSAHDNSARIGHLVFTAPTAAQVNADAAQTLAHTRIEVS, encoded by the coding sequence GTGAAGAAGATCCTGCTGATCGAAGCGCTCGCAAACTCGGGCCCCTATGTGCTGGATGCCGCCCGCGCACTCGGCACGCGCGTCTTCGTCGCCACCCACGAGGACGTCTACGAGAGCTACCCCGGCGCTCTGCGTGACAAGATCCACGGCACGGTGTTCACCGACCTCACCGACCCGGACCGGGCGCTGGCGGACCTGGCCGCGTTCGCCGAGGCGACGGGGATCGACGCGGTGGCCGGCTGCTGGGAGTTCTTCACCCCGCTCGTCGCCCACCTGGCCGAGCGCCTGGGGCTGCCCGGCAACGACCCCCGTCTCGCCCAGGCCTGCCGGAACAAGGCGGAGATGGCCCAGGCCTTCTACGCGGGCCAGGTGCCCGCGCCGAGAACGATCAGCGTGCGCACGGCCGGAGAGGCAGCACGGGCCCTCGGCCGTATCGGCATCGGATTCCCGGTCGTCGTCAAACCCGCCGAGCAGGGCGGCTCCTGGGGTGTCAGCGTGGTCGAGAGCCCCGAGCAGCTCGACACCGCCGTACAGCATGCCCAGTCCTGGCCGATCGCCGCCCCGCACGGCCTGCCCATGGACCAGCGTGTCATCGTCCAGGAGTATGTCGCCGGACCCGAGTTCAGCCTCGACACCGTGGTCTGGCGGGACGAGTACTTCCACCTGCCCCCGGTCGAGAAGCACACCACCGTCGGCGCCTACCGGGCCGAGACCGGCCACACCTGCCCCGCCGCCCTGCCGGCCGCCGAGCTGAGTGCCTTGCGGGCCGCCACCGAACGATCGCTCCGGGCGCTCGGCATCCGCAACGGCGTCGCCCACACCGAACTCAAGATCTCACCCGACGCGGGCCCCGTCGTCATCGAGGTCGGCGCCCGCCTGCCGGGAGACCACCTCGTGGACGTCGTACGCCGGGCCTCCGGCATCGACGAGGCCCGCGCCTACCTCCAGGCCGTCCTCGACGAGAAGCCCGACGTACCCGCGCCCCGGGAAGGGGCGTGCGCGATCCGCTTCCTCACGCCGCCACGTGCCGGCACCTTCCACGGAGTGACCATCGACGGCCGCCACGACGGCCTCGTCGACGGGGACATCAGCACGCCGGCCGGCGCCGTCGTCGGGAGCGCCCACGACAACTCGGCGCGCATCGGCCACCTGGTCTTCACTGCCCCGACGGCCGCGCAGGTCAACGCCGACGCCGCCCAGACACTCGCCCACACCCGCATAGAAGTGAGCTGA